A region of Lichenibacterium dinghuense DNA encodes the following proteins:
- a CDS encoding ABC transporter substrate-binding protein, giving the protein MRFPSLAGALLLGLASVLPAQAADPSPAPAPVAPRKVTLLLDWFVNPVHAAIVVAKEKGFFARAGLDVDFVEPADPSMPPRLVAAGQGDIALTYQPNFYLDVAAGLPIQRVGTSIQTPLNTVMVLADGPIKSLADLKGKTVGYSVAGYETALLGTMLESAGLKLDDVKLVNVNFALTAPLIGGQVDAVVGAYRNVEFFEMQLAGHPGRLFFPEEHGVPPYDESIFVTKVENARAPFVRPFLDAVGQGQLYILDHPDDAWAAFVHAYPKLDDALNKLAWTASIPRLSADPAATDGARYAAFAEFMKGKGLIDRVEPLERYIGK; this is encoded by the coding sequence ATGCGATTCCCATCCCTGGCCGGCGCGCTGCTGCTCGGCCTCGCGTCCGTTCTGCCGGCGCAGGCCGCCGATCCCTCGCCGGCTCCGGCACCCGTGGCGCCCCGCAAGGTGACGCTGCTGCTCGACTGGTTCGTGAACCCGGTCCATGCCGCGATCGTGGTCGCGAAGGAGAAGGGCTTCTTCGCTCGCGCCGGCCTCGACGTCGACTTCGTCGAGCCCGCCGACCCCTCCATGCCGCCGCGCCTCGTCGCCGCGGGCCAGGGCGACATCGCCCTGACGTACCAGCCGAACTTCTACCTCGACGTCGCGGCGGGCCTGCCGATCCAGCGGGTCGGGACGTCGATCCAGACGCCGCTGAACACCGTCATGGTGCTGGCCGACGGGCCGATCAAGTCGCTCGCCGACCTCAAGGGCAAGACGGTCGGCTATTCGGTGGCGGGCTACGAGACGGCGCTGCTCGGCACGATGCTGGAAAGCGCGGGGCTGAAGCTCGACGACGTCAAGCTCGTCAACGTCAACTTCGCCCTCACGGCGCCGCTGATCGGCGGGCAGGTCGACGCGGTCGTGGGCGCCTACCGCAACGTCGAGTTCTTCGAGATGCAGCTGGCCGGGCATCCGGGCCGCCTGTTCTTCCCCGAGGAGCACGGCGTGCCGCCCTACGACGAATCGATCTTCGTCACCAAGGTCGAGAACGCCCGCGCGCCCTTCGTGAGGCCGTTCCTCGACGCGGTCGGCCAGGGCCAGCTCTACATCCTGGACCACCCGGACGACGCCTGGGCGGCCTTCGTGCACGCCTATCCGAAGCTCGACGACGCGCTGAACAAGCTCGCCTGGACCGCCTCGATCCCCCGCCTCAGCGCCGACCCCGCCGCGACCGACGGGGCGCGCTACGCCGCCTTCGCGGAGTTCATGAAGGGCAAGGGGCTGATCGACAGGGTGGAGCCGCTGGAGCGCTACATCGGCAAGTGA
- a CDS encoding SDR family NAD(P)-dependent oxidoreductase produces MATTVIFGGAGAIGSAVARRLAQRGERVHLVGRDPAKLAAASREIGAASSVCDVADGAAVARAVAEAAEGGDLAGLVYAVGTINLKPLGSLSEADFERDFRVNALGAALAVKAATPHLRSAENAAVVLFSTVAVRQGFAAHASVSMAKGAVEGLTLALAAELAPKVRVNCIAPSLTRTPLAEGLTRNEAMAKSIAEMHAARRLGEADDSASLAAFLLGPDAGWITGQVIGVDGGRSTLRTKG; encoded by the coding sequence GTGGCGACGACGGTGATCTTCGGGGGCGCGGGGGCGATCGGCTCGGCCGTGGCGCGGCGGCTGGCGCAGCGGGGCGAGAGGGTCCACCTCGTCGGGCGCGACCCGGCCAAGCTCGCCGCCGCCTCGCGCGAGATCGGCGCGGCCTCGTCGGTCTGCGACGTGGCGGACGGCGCCGCGGTCGCGCGGGCCGTCGCCGAGGCGGCCGAGGGCGGGGACCTCGCCGGCCTGGTCTACGCGGTCGGCACCATCAACCTGAAGCCGCTCGGCTCGCTGAGCGAGGCCGACTTCGAGCGGGATTTCCGCGTCAACGCGCTCGGCGCGGCGCTCGCCGTCAAGGCTGCGACGCCGCACCTGCGGTCCGCGGAGAACGCCGCGGTCGTCCTGTTCTCGACCGTGGCGGTGCGCCAGGGCTTCGCGGCCCACGCCTCGGTGTCGATGGCCAAGGGCGCCGTCGAGGGCCTGACGCTGGCGCTGGCCGCGGAGCTGGCGCCGAAGGTGCGGGTGAACTGCATCGCGCCGTCGCTCACCCGCACGCCGCTCGCCGAGGGGCTGACCCGCAACGAGGCGATGGCGAAGAGCATCGCGGAGATGCACGCCGCCCGCCGCCTCGGGGAAGCCGACGACAGCGCCTCGCTCGCCGCCTTCCTGCTCGGGCCGGACGCGGGCTGGATCACCGGGCAGGTGATCGGCGTCGACGGCGGCCGCTCCACCCTGCGCACGAAGGGGTGA
- a CDS encoding NRAMP family divalent metal transporter, with protein MNKPLKASEIKEAANKHAVLDAAHIGNIRGALGSIDMLDTAPRRGAGQRLRTLLAILGPGLIVMVGDNDAGAFGTYTQAGQNYGTTLLWTLLLLVPVLYVNQEMVLRLGAVTGVGHARLIFARFGRFWGAFSVLDLFALNGLTIVTEFIGIALGLDYLGVPKALGVVVAALVIMGVVSTGDFRRFERFALMLVAGSLVLVPIFVMAHPPLAEVAHDLVVPGLPRDAKLSDVMLLIIAIVGTTIAPWQLFFQQSYVIDKRITPRFINYERADLWIGIALVVLGAVAMMGFAAASFAGTPDFGKFVDAGAVAAGIEAHAGRLAGVLFAIGLIDASIIGACAVSLSSAYAIGDVFEVNHSLHRGPRGAKGFYAVYAGLIAVAAAIVLTPGAPLGLLTNAVQTLAGVLLPSATVFLLLLCNDRAVLGPWANGRAMNLLTGAIIAGLVVLSVILTASVLFPDQTDETVILWILGVGTALALVAGILSGGLTKAGPAHDGDRLTWRMPPLSRLAPAHLSRSSRLWMGVLRLYLVLAGGLVLARIVALAMGS; from the coding sequence ATGAACAAGCCCCTCAAGGCTTCCGAGATCAAGGAAGCGGCCAACAAGCACGCCGTGCTCGACGCGGCCCACATCGGCAACATCCGCGGCGCGCTCGGCAGCATCGACATGCTCGACACGGCCCCGCGCCGCGGCGCGGGGCAGCGCCTGCGCACCCTGCTCGCGATCCTCGGCCCCGGACTCATCGTCATGGTGGGGGACAACGACGCCGGCGCCTTCGGCACCTACACCCAGGCCGGCCAGAACTACGGCACGACCCTGCTGTGGACGCTGCTGCTGCTCGTGCCCGTCCTCTACGTGAACCAGGAGATGGTGCTGCGGCTCGGCGCCGTGACCGGGGTGGGCCATGCGCGGCTCATCTTCGCGCGCTTCGGCCGGTTCTGGGGCGCCTTCAGCGTGCTCGACCTCTTCGCGTTGAACGGCCTGACGATCGTCACCGAGTTCATTGGCATCGCGCTCGGCCTCGACTATCTCGGCGTGCCCAAGGCGCTCGGCGTGGTGGTCGCCGCCCTGGTCATCATGGGTGTGGTGTCGACGGGCGACTTCCGCCGCTTCGAGCGCTTCGCGCTGATGCTGGTGGCGGGCAGCCTCGTGCTGGTGCCGATCTTCGTCATGGCGCACCCGCCGCTCGCCGAGGTGGCGCACGACCTCGTCGTGCCGGGCCTGCCGCGCGACGCCAAGCTCAGCGACGTCATGCTGCTGATCATCGCCATCGTGGGCACGACGATCGCGCCCTGGCAGCTGTTCTTCCAGCAGAGCTACGTGATCGACAAGCGCATCACCCCGCGCTTCATCAACTACGAGCGGGCGGATCTGTGGATCGGCATCGCCCTGGTGGTGCTCGGCGCCGTCGCCATGATGGGCTTCGCGGCGGCCTCCTTCGCGGGCACGCCCGACTTCGGCAAGTTCGTCGACGCCGGCGCGGTGGCGGCCGGCATCGAGGCCCACGCCGGCCGCCTCGCCGGCGTGCTCTTCGCGATCGGGCTGATCGACGCCAGCATCATCGGCGCCTGCGCGGTGTCGCTGTCCTCGGCCTACGCCATCGGCGACGTGTTCGAGGTCAACCATTCGCTCCACCGCGGCCCGCGCGGCGCCAAGGGCTTCTACGCCGTCTACGCCGGGCTGATCGCGGTCGCGGCCGCCATCGTTCTGACGCCCGGCGCGCCGCTCGGCCTGCTCACCAACGCCGTGCAGACCCTGGCCGGCGTGCTGCTGCCGAGCGCCACCGTGTTCCTGCTGCTGCTGTGCAACGACCGCGCGGTGCTCGGCCCTTGGGCGAACGGACGCGCGATGAACCTCCTCACGGGCGCGATCATCGCCGGCCTCGTCGTGCTGTCCGTGATCCTCACCGCCTCGGTGCTGTTCCCGGACCAGACCGACGAGACCGTCATCCTCTGGATCCTCGGCGTCGGGACCGCCCTGGCCCTCGTCGCGGGCATCCTGTCGGGCGGGCTGACCAAGGCCGGGCCGGCGCATGATGGCGACCGCCTGACCTGGCGCATGCCGCCGCTGTCCCGGCTCGCCCCGGCGCACCTGTCGCGGTCGAGCCGGCTGTGGATGGGCGTGCTCCGCCTCTACCTCGTGCTGGCCGGCGGGCTCGTCCTGGCCCGCATCGTCGCGCTGGCGATGGGGAGCTGA
- a CDS encoding SH3-like domain-containing protein, with product MDQTQPRQHHDIGGVSAFTCRAIDKEPHALSDFDREVDALRQILGAKGVMTVDELRRGIESIPEADYHRLSYYERWIRSIADNLLRSGVVAEDELAAALDGIGPAPLETRA from the coding sequence ATGGACCAGACACAGCCGCGTCAGCACCACGACATCGGGGGCGTTTCGGCCTTCACGTGCCGGGCGATCGATAAGGAGCCCCACGCCCTGTCCGACTTCGACCGGGAGGTCGACGCTCTGCGGCAGATCCTGGGCGCCAAGGGCGTCATGACCGTGGATGAGCTTCGGCGCGGCATCGAGTCCATCCCCGAAGCCGACTATCACCGGCTGTCCTATTACGAGCGCTGGATCCGCTCGATCGCCGACAACCTCCTGCGGTCCGGCGTGGTGGCGGAGGACGAACTCGCGGCCGCGCTCGACGGGATCGGTCCGGCACCTCTGGAAACGCGCGCATGA
- a CDS encoding alpha-hydroxy acid oxidase, which produces MAGREDEDVDRLPERSQRALERLKDPREHALASALDLDDFARLAKARLPKAVYGYVANGAEAMVARDNNRSAFQHWRMVTRVLRDVSARSQETTLFGKRYAAPFGIAPMGASAVVAYDADNAMARAAREAGIPFALSANSITPLEEVAKTNPDSWFAAYQSPDPSKIERMLGRVERAGYEVYMLTVDVPVGSNRVNDKRAGYSMPLRPTPRLTLDGLTHPRWLAGTFGRTILKRGVPEISNLEADHRVGIFSREVAVIAGHDDFGWREAELIRKLWPGKFVIKGVLSAEDARIARELGADGVVVSNHGGRQLDAAVSPLEVLPEVRREAGGMAVLCDSGFRHGTDVLKALALGADFVMVGRPFLFAAAVAGEAGVQRAIGILSKEIDIDLALLGVNEAREVGPEALREAFTPPRMGEPA; this is translated from the coding sequence ATGGCGGGACGCGAGGACGAGGACGTCGACCGCCTGCCGGAGCGCTCGCAGCGCGCCCTGGAGCGCCTGAAGGACCCGCGCGAGCACGCCCTGGCATCGGCGCTCGACCTCGACGACTTCGCCCGGTTGGCCAAGGCGAGGCTGCCGAAGGCGGTCTACGGCTACGTGGCCAACGGCGCCGAGGCCATGGTGGCGCGCGACAACAACCGCTCGGCCTTCCAGCACTGGCGCATGGTGACGCGCGTGCTGCGCGACGTGTCGGCGCGCTCGCAGGAGACGACGCTCTTCGGCAAGCGATACGCCGCGCCCTTCGGCATCGCGCCGATGGGCGCCTCCGCGGTCGTGGCCTACGACGCCGACAACGCCATGGCGCGCGCCGCCCGCGAGGCCGGCATCCCCTTCGCCCTGTCGGCCAACTCCATCACGCCGCTGGAGGAGGTGGCGAAGACCAATCCCGACAGCTGGTTCGCCGCCTACCAATCGCCCGATCCTTCGAAGATCGAGCGCATGCTCGGCCGCGTCGAGCGCGCCGGCTACGAGGTCTACATGCTCACGGTCGACGTGCCGGTGGGCTCGAACCGCGTCAACGATAAGCGCGCCGGCTATTCCATGCCGTTGCGCCCGACGCCGCGCCTCACCCTCGATGGGCTGACGCACCCGCGCTGGCTCGCCGGCACCTTCGGCCGCACGATCCTGAAGCGCGGCGTGCCGGAGATCTCCAACCTCGAAGCCGACCACCGCGTCGGCATCTTCTCGCGCGAGGTGGCGGTGATCGCCGGCCACGACGACTTCGGCTGGCGCGAGGCCGAGCTGATCCGCAAGCTCTGGCCCGGCAAGTTCGTCATCAAGGGGGTGCTGTCGGCCGAGGACGCCCGAATCGCGCGCGAGCTCGGGGCCGACGGCGTCGTGGTGTCGAACCACGGCGGGCGCCAGCTCGACGCCGCTGTGTCGCCCCTGGAAGTGCTGCCCGAGGTGCGGCGCGAGGCCGGCGGCATGGCGGTGCTGTGCGACAGCGGCTTCCGCCACGGCACGGACGTGCTGAAGGCCCTGGCGCTCGGCGCCGACTTCGTGATGGTGGGCCGGCCGTTCCTGTTCGCCGCGGCCGTTGCCGGGGAGGCCGGCGTGCAGCGCGCGATCGGCATCCTGTCGAAGGAGATCGACATCGACCTCGCGCTGCTCGGCGTGAACGAGGCGCGCGAGGTCGGGCCGGAGGCTTTGCGGGAGGCCTTCACGCCTCCCCGGATGGGAGAACCCGCATGA
- a CDS encoding ABC transporter permease, which translates to MPEAGAAAPSDLSRRRRPRQARLPLAAIVTGTGALVVWEVAVRALDTPAYVLPAPSRVAQTLVRQAPLLWRDALVTGGEMLGGLLVGTLGGIAVALLMAQSRLLERAVGPLLVVAQALPVFAIAPLLVVWFGFGVASKLAMAGLIIFFPVSTSLFEGLRRTDPGLIDLARLNGASRRDTLLLIRLPSALPALGAGLRVAAAVAPLGAVVGEWVGSSSGLGLVMLHANARMQTDTVFAGLTILVAFSLALWAAVGWLTRRMVPWAPDTLSSLTGVP; encoded by the coding sequence ATGCCCGAGGCGGGTGCCGCGGCCCCTTCAGACCTGTCCCGCCGCCGCCGCCCGCGTCAGGCCCGCCTGCCCCTCGCGGCCATCGTCACCGGCACGGGCGCGCTTGTCGTCTGGGAGGTCGCGGTCCGCGCGCTCGACACGCCGGCCTACGTGCTGCCGGCGCCGTCGCGCGTCGCGCAGACGCTGGTGCGGCAAGCGCCGCTGCTGTGGCGCGACGCGCTGGTGACCGGCGGCGAGATGCTGGGCGGCCTCCTCGTCGGCACGCTCGGCGGGATCGCCGTGGCGCTCTTGATGGCGCAGTCGCGCCTGCTGGAGCGCGCCGTGGGGCCCCTGCTCGTCGTCGCTCAGGCGCTGCCGGTCTTCGCCATCGCGCCGCTGCTCGTCGTGTGGTTCGGCTTCGGCGTGGCGTCGAAGCTCGCCATGGCGGGGCTGATCATCTTCTTTCCCGTCTCGACCAGCCTGTTCGAGGGGCTGCGCCGCACCGACCCCGGCCTGATCGACCTCGCCCGGCTCAACGGAGCGTCCCGTCGCGACACGCTGTTGCTGATCCGCCTGCCCTCGGCGCTGCCGGCGCTCGGGGCGGGGCTGCGCGTGGCCGCCGCGGTGGCGCCGCTCGGCGCCGTGGTGGGCGAATGGGTGGGCTCGTCGTCGGGCCTCGGCCTCGTGATGCTGCACGCCAACGCCCGCATGCAGACCGACACGGTGTTCGCGGGGCTGACCATCCTCGTCGCCTTCTCGCTGGCCCTGTGGGCCGCCGTGGGCTGGCTCACGCGACGCATGGTCCCCTGGGCGCCCGACACTCTCTCCTCACTCACCGGAGTCCCCTGA
- a CDS encoding PIN domain-containing protein, which yields MLRLLADSCIWLDIVKDYRHEPVLSAVEHLVEARTVSLVVPRLVVEEFARRKDEVVRGSVQGIATTLKRAREVVAQFGTDGGRPAAMAELHDVDLRLSRNGEELLGAVARVERLFAGAGIVDTTASVKLRAADRGLEGRAPFQHKNKNGMADAVLIEMYADVVAAERGEGRTFAFVTVNHTDFSLPGGDRRTPHPDIADLFGADGSTFSNDLVAVLKAHDPDYFDEREAFEEFAPDEPRLVSEIVEATGKLCDQVWYNRHWNLRHEVETGKVRVVDGYKHRRGEMYPRDIIERSIWEGALASAARMEEKHPDDLGPWDDFEWGMLNGKLSALRWVLGDEWDMLDT from the coding sequence ATGCTCCGTCTTCTCGCCGATAGCTGCATCTGGCTCGACATCGTGAAGGACTACCGGCACGAGCCGGTGCTGTCCGCCGTCGAGCACCTCGTCGAAGCCAGGACGGTCTCGCTGGTGGTGCCCCGCCTCGTCGTCGAGGAGTTCGCCCGCCGGAAGGACGAGGTCGTCCGCGGAAGCGTCCAGGGCATCGCGACGACGTTGAAGCGGGCCCGGGAGGTCGTGGCCCAGTTCGGCACCGATGGCGGCAGGCCGGCCGCGATGGCGGAGCTTCACGACGTCGACCTCCGCCTGTCGCGAAACGGGGAGGAGCTGCTCGGCGCCGTGGCACGTGTCGAGAGGCTATTCGCCGGGGCGGGGATCGTCGACACGACCGCCTCCGTCAAGCTGCGGGCCGCCGACCGCGGGCTGGAAGGCCGCGCCCCGTTCCAGCACAAGAACAAGAACGGGATGGCCGACGCGGTCCTCATCGAGATGTACGCCGACGTGGTCGCGGCCGAGCGGGGCGAGGGGCGCACCTTCGCGTTCGTGACCGTCAACCACACCGACTTCAGCCTGCCTGGCGGGGACCGCCGGACGCCTCACCCTGACATCGCCGACCTGTTCGGCGCCGACGGCTCGACCTTCTCCAACGACCTCGTCGCCGTGCTCAAGGCTCACGATCCGGATTACTTCGACGAGCGCGAGGCCTTCGAGGAGTTCGCTCCCGACGAGCCCAGGCTGGTGTCGGAGATCGTGGAGGCCACGGGCAAGCTCTGCGACCAGGTCTGGTACAACCGCCATTGGAACCTCCGCCACGAGGTCGAGACGGGCAAGGTCAGGGTCGTGGACGGCTATAAGCACAGGCGCGGCGAGATGTATCCGCGCGACATCATCGAGCGCAGCATCTGGGAAGGTGCACTCGCGTCGGCGGCGCGCATGGAGGAGAAGCACCCAGACGACCTTGGGCCCTGGGACGATTTCGAGTGGGGCATGCTGAACGGCAAGCTCAGCGCGTTGCGGTGGGTGTTGGGCGACGAGTGGGACATGCTCGACACCTGA
- the yciA gene encoding acyl-CoA thioester hydrolase YciA, translating into MTGENAAPRGDLMVRTVAMPADTNANGDIFGGWVMSQMDIAGGICGVDRSRGRVVTVAVDGMTFIRPVKVGDVLCVYAEVERVGRTSMRILVEAWARRFRTAERDKVTAATFTFVAIDDDGRPRPVPAG; encoded by the coding sequence ATGACCGGGGAGAACGCGGCGCCGCGCGGCGACCTGATGGTCCGCACCGTGGCCATGCCGGCCGACACCAACGCCAACGGCGACATCTTCGGCGGCTGGGTCATGTCACAGATGGACATCGCCGGCGGCATCTGCGGGGTCGACCGGTCGCGCGGGCGCGTCGTCACCGTGGCGGTCGACGGCATGACCTTCATCCGCCCCGTGAAGGTCGGCGACGTGCTCTGCGTCTACGCCGAGGTCGAGCGGGTCGGGCGCACCTCCATGCGGATTCTGGTCGAGGCCTGGGCGCGGCGCTTCCGCACCGCCGAGCGCGACAAGGTCACGGCCGCCACCTTCACCTTCGTGGCCATCGACGACGACGGCCGGCCGCGCCCGGTGCCGGCAGGCTGA
- a CDS encoding DUF808 family protein → MPSGFFALLDDVAGIAKLAAASLDDVAGTSGRVGLKAAGVVVDDTAVTPRYVAGLSPDRELPMIGRITLGSLRNKLLILLPAALLLNWLAPWAVTPLLMLGGLFLCFEGTEKVAEVLSGPGAHGAEAPVDPDPRRLEDGRVRGAIRTDLILSAEIMAISLAEVADRPLLTEAVVLALVAVAVTLGVYGVVAVVVKVDDVGLRLARGGAAPVRALGRGLVRGMPPVMAALSAIGTAAMIWVGGGILLHGAEVLGFEAPAHALDGAAAAVAGAMPDPAAGVADWAVAAAGAGCVGLLVGGAILGVTAAAARLRG, encoded by the coding sequence ATGCCGTCCGGGTTCTTCGCGCTGCTCGACGACGTGGCGGGCATCGCCAAGCTGGCCGCCGCCTCGCTCGACGACGTGGCGGGCACCTCCGGCCGGGTCGGGCTCAAGGCGGCCGGCGTGGTGGTCGACGACACCGCCGTGACGCCGCGCTACGTCGCGGGCCTCTCGCCCGACCGCGAGCTGCCGATGATCGGCCGCATCACGCTCGGCTCGCTGCGCAACAAGCTCCTCATCCTGCTGCCGGCCGCGCTGCTGCTGAACTGGCTCGCGCCCTGGGCCGTGACGCCGCTGCTGATGCTGGGCGGGCTGTTCCTGTGCTTCGAGGGGACCGAGAAGGTCGCCGAGGTCCTGTCCGGCCCCGGCGCGCACGGGGCGGAGGCGCCCGTCGATCCCGACCCCCGGCGATTGGAGGATGGCCGGGTGCGCGGCGCGATCCGCACCGACCTGATCCTGTCGGCCGAGATCATGGCGATCTCGCTGGCCGAGGTGGCCGACAGGCCGCTCCTGACGGAGGCTGTCGTGCTGGCGCTGGTCGCCGTCGCGGTCACGCTCGGGGTCTACGGCGTGGTGGCGGTGGTGGTGAAGGTCGACGACGTCGGGCTGCGCCTCGCGAGGGGAGGGGCCGCGCCGGTGCGGGCGCTCGGCCGCGGCCTCGTGCGCGGCATGCCGCCGGTGATGGCCGCGCTGTCGGCCATCGGCACGGCGGCGATGATCTGGGTCGGCGGCGGCATCCTGCTGCACGGCGCCGAGGTGCTGGGCTTCGAAGCGCCAGCCCACGCGCTCGACGGCGCGGCCGCGGCCGTCGCCGGCGCCATGCCCGATCCGGCCGCGGGGGTCGCGGACTGGGCCGTCGCGGCGGCGGGTGCCGGCTGTGTCGGGCTCTTGGTCGGCGGCGCGATCCTGGGCGTGACAGCCGCCGCGGCGAGGCTGCGGGGGTAG
- a CDS encoding NlpC/P60 family protein: MRRRNFLAGGLAAAAFGPAGPALAAGDDGVVPRRDWYGDDSRARWGSWGPPARVLPAPAGLADDRRDIAHRVLSQATRLVGLGYQHHHLPEFDPPAGWPWRPVSAGANGRGLDCSNFTSLAFNRALGIKLPTAVGEQAEATVVGGPGGRGSAALSRIAPGGYAEAVAALRPADLLFITSDAGRLSHVVLWMGAVRGVPSFVDCTDSVRLGPDGSSRPTGVQVRAFLPDSWYGRRFSHALRLESLGGGSGPAPAFADGGDV, from the coding sequence ATGCGGCGACGGAACTTCCTGGCGGGCGGCCTCGCCGCGGCCGCCTTCGGCCCGGCCGGGCCGGCTCTGGCCGCGGGCGACGACGGCGTGGTCCCGCGCCGGGACTGGTACGGGGACGACAGCCGGGCGCGCTGGGGTTCCTGGGGGCCGCCGGCGCGCGTGCTGCCGGCGCCCGCCGGCCTCGCGGACGACCGCCGCGACATCGCCCATCGCGTGCTGTCGCAGGCGACGCGCCTCGTCGGCCTCGGCTACCAGCACCACCATCTGCCGGAGTTCGACCCGCCCGCCGGCTGGCCCTGGCGCCCCGTGAGCGCGGGGGCGAACGGGCGGGGGCTCGACTGCTCCAACTTCACCTCGCTGGCCTTCAACCGCGCGCTCGGCATCAAGCTGCCCACCGCGGTCGGCGAGCAGGCGGAGGCGACCGTCGTGGGCGGCCCCGGCGGGCGCGGCAGCGCCGCGCTGTCCCGCATCGCGCCGGGCGGCTACGCCGAGGCCGTCGCGGCGCTGCGCCCCGCCGACCTCCTGTTCATCACCTCGGACGCCGGGCGCCTCAGCCACGTCGTGCTGTGGATGGGCGCGGTCCGCGGCGTGCCGAGCTTCGTGGACTGCACCGATTCGGTCCGGCTCGGCCCCGACGGCTCGTCGCGCCCGACGGGCGTCCAGGTCCGCGCCTTCCTGCCGGACAGCTGGTACGGCCGACGCTTCTCCCACGCGCTCCGCCTGGAGAGCCTCGGCGGCGGATCGGGCCCGGCGCCGGCCTTCGCCGACGGCGGGGACGTCTGA
- a CDS encoding carbonic anhydrase — MTTPATSAGQRVTPDEALALLKEGNRHFVSGGAPRPQLLGAERRAALAQEQRPFCVLVGCSDSRVSPELLFGRGLGDLFIVRNAGNVVDLAAMGSIEYGVAVLGAPLVVVLGHERCGAVGAAVSVVEQCTEYPGSIGQMIEPILPAVIRAKQEGDHDLLDRSVRHNVRRIVDRLRNTEQMLQEPLRDGRLKIVGARYDLDDGVVEFFE, encoded by the coding sequence ATGACCACCCCCGCGACGTCCGCCGGCCAGCGCGTCACCCCGGACGAAGCCCTCGCCCTCCTCAAGGAGGGTAACCGCCACTTCGTGTCCGGCGGCGCGCCGCGGCCGCAGCTCCTCGGCGCCGAGCGCCGCGCCGCGCTGGCGCAGGAGCAGCGTCCGTTCTGCGTGCTGGTCGGCTGCTCGGACAGCCGCGTGTCCCCCGAGCTGCTGTTCGGCCGGGGCCTCGGCGACCTCTTCATCGTGCGCAACGCCGGCAACGTGGTCGACCTCGCCGCCATGGGCAGCATCGAATACGGCGTCGCGGTGCTGGGCGCGCCGCTCGTCGTGGTGCTCGGCCACGAGCGCTGCGGCGCCGTCGGCGCGGCTGTCAGCGTGGTCGAGCAATGCACGGAATATCCGGGCAGCATCGGCCAGATGATCGAGCCCATCCTGCCCGCGGTGATCCGCGCCAAGCAGGAGGGCGACCACGATCTGCTCGACCGGTCCGTCCGCCACAACGTCCGCCGCATCGTCGACCGGCTGCGCAACACGGAGCAGATGCTGCAGGAGCCGCTGCGCGACGGGCGCCTGAAGATCGTCGGCGCGCGCTACGACCTCGACGACGGCGTCGTCGAGTTCTTCGAGTAG
- a CDS encoding nitrile hydratase subunit alpha, with product MSAIVEADGARLLGALRLLLAEKGIATPEEIAERIALTERASPKLGAALAARAWCEPAFRTRLLADGTAAAESAGIALRGLPPLGVLENTAAVHHLVVCTLCSCYPRAVLGYPPHWFKSSTYRARAVRDPRGLLAEWGTVLPEGQRIRVVDSTADFRWMVLPRRPAGTEGWDQDRLAALLDERHLIGVAVPSAEASP from the coding sequence ATGAGCGCCATCGTCGAGGCCGACGGGGCGAGGCTGCTCGGCGCCCTGCGCCTGCTCCTGGCCGAGAAGGGCATCGCCACGCCGGAGGAGATCGCGGAGCGGATCGCCCTCACGGAGCGGGCCTCGCCGAAGCTCGGCGCCGCCCTGGCGGCGCGCGCCTGGTGCGAGCCAGCCTTCCGCACGCGCCTGCTCGCGGACGGCACGGCCGCGGCCGAGAGCGCCGGCATCGCCCTGCGCGGCTTGCCGCCCCTCGGCGTGCTGGAGAACACTGCCGCGGTGCATCACCTCGTGGTCTGCACGCTGTGCTCCTGCTACCCGCGCGCGGTGCTGGGCTATCCGCCCCACTGGTTCAAGTCCTCCACCTACCGGGCGCGCGCCGTGCGCGACCCGCGCGGCCTGCTGGCCGAGTGGGGCACCGTGCTGCCCGAGGGGCAGCGGATCCGCGTCGTCGACTCCACGGCGGACTTCCGCTGGATGGTGCTGCCGCGTCGCCCGGCCGGCACCGAGGGGTGGGACCAGGACAGGCTGGCGGCTCTGCTCGACGAGCGACACCTGATCGGCGTGGCGGTGCCGTCCGCGGAGGCGAGCCCATGA
- a CDS encoding SH3-like domain-containing protein, producing the protein MTAALAPGAPVRVRDAWPERFGSVHQRTPHYLRGREGRVVRRLGAFLNPENLAFGAPAPVVALYHVAFDAAAVWPGAPADGDLLVEIYEHWLEPLP; encoded by the coding sequence ATGACCGCCGCTCTCGCGCCCGGCGCGCCGGTGCGGGTGCGCGACGCCTGGCCGGAACGGTTCGGCAGCGTCCATCAGCGCACGCCGCACTACCTGCGCGGACGCGAGGGCCGCGTGGTGAGGCGCCTCGGCGCCTTCCTGAACCCGGAGAACCTCGCCTTCGGCGCCCCGGCGCCGGTGGTCGCGCTCTACCACGTCGCCTTCGATGCCGCCGCGGTCTGGCCGGGTGCGCCGGCCGACGGCGATCTCCTGGTCGAGATCTACGAACACTGGCTGGAGCCCCTCCCATGA